The proteins below come from a single Agromyces flavus genomic window:
- a CDS encoding DUF2207 family protein: protein MPAPRPVARVAAAVTGAAVVGASAASLAVALLAAPAVAAEPAAVLPPVRAVPADVDDFTFARFDAVYELGRDADRRSELRTTETLVAVFPEFDQNRGIRRAIPRDYDGHPTDLRIESVTDGSGTPRSFETERSEDGEFELVTIAADDYVHGEQTYVITYHQRNVTFEPDDVPQQEFYWDVNGTGWAQPFGVVRGEVRLQDGLVDALSGDSACYRGYEGSSTPCEVLEVDSAADPAVVAQASSLGPYENLTVAIGFRPGTFEPRDERFTSSPAAMTSAITALLAVATAIAAAVMRAVRWRNHPGRGIIVAEYEPPEGLSLMEAADLVRAPGKGITATILAEAVAGRLRVVETGRKKYAVELVGGVDDGERDAQSVLRALFGSHAPRGSRHDLKSRDSTLATELQSLRRWVRSRVSKEGLRRRPDLGWRVLLAVAAIVAATLAVLFGIIALDDRMGGAWPWLTLGVGVIGALATLWIVAGVRPLTERGRALRDHLEGLREFIRLAEADRIRMLQSPSGAERVPSADGRAASPAPGVDPEQVLRVTERLLPYAVLFGQEREWSDELAALYAERGRQPEWYSGRDGFNAVAFSSGVSSFTSASSTSWSGSSSSSSSGGSGGGGSSGGGGGGGGGGGV from the coding sequence ATGCCCGCACCGCGTCCCGTCGCGCGCGTCGCCGCGGCCGTCACCGGCGCCGCCGTCGTCGGCGCAAGCGCCGCCTCGCTCGCCGTCGCATTGCTCGCCGCCCCCGCCGTCGCCGCGGAACCCGCGGCGGTGCTCCCGCCCGTGCGGGCCGTCCCCGCCGATGTCGACGACTTCACCTTCGCGCGGTTCGACGCGGTGTACGAGCTCGGTCGCGACGCCGATCGGCGTTCGGAGCTTCGCACGACCGAGACGCTCGTCGCCGTCTTCCCCGAGTTCGACCAGAATCGCGGCATCCGACGTGCCATCCCCCGCGACTACGACGGGCACCCCACCGACCTCCGCATCGAATCGGTGACGGATGGCTCGGGCACGCCCCGCTCGTTCGAGACCGAGCGAAGCGAGGACGGCGAGTTCGAGCTCGTCACGATCGCCGCCGACGACTACGTGCACGGCGAGCAGACGTACGTGATCACGTATCACCAGCGCAACGTCACGTTCGAGCCCGATGACGTGCCGCAACAGGAGTTCTACTGGGACGTCAACGGCACCGGCTGGGCGCAGCCCTTCGGCGTCGTTCGAGGCGAGGTGCGACTGCAGGACGGGCTCGTCGACGCGCTCTCGGGAGACAGCGCCTGCTATCGCGGGTACGAGGGCTCGTCGACGCCGTGCGAGGTGCTGGAGGTGGACTCCGCCGCCGATCCCGCCGTGGTCGCGCAGGCGAGTTCGCTCGGGCCGTACGAGAACCTGACCGTGGCGATCGGATTCCGTCCCGGCACCTTCGAACCGCGCGACGAGCGGTTCACGTCGTCGCCGGCGGCGATGACGTCGGCGATCACCGCGCTCCTGGCGGTCGCCACCGCGATCGCGGCCGCGGTGATGCGGGCCGTGCGCTGGCGCAACCATCCCGGCCGGGGCATCATCGTGGCCGAGTACGAGCCGCCCGAGGGACTCTCGCTCATGGAGGCCGCCGACCTCGTGCGCGCTCCGGGCAAGGGCATCACGGCGACGATCCTCGCCGAGGCGGTCGCGGGACGCCTGCGTGTCGTCGAGACCGGCCGCAAGAAGTACGCGGTCGAGCTCGTCGGCGGTGTCGACGACGGCGAACGCGACGCCCAGTCGGTGCTCCGCGCGCTGTTCGGGTCGCATGCCCCGCGCGGAAGCCGACACGATCTGAAGTCCCGCGATTCCACGCTCGCGACCGAGCTCCAGAGCCTCCGTCGGTGGGTGCGCTCGCGGGTGTCGAAAGAGGGGCTGCGCCGCCGGCCCGATCTCGGATGGCGAGTGCTGCTCGCCGTGGCAGCCATCGTCGCCGCAACGCTCGCGGTCCTGTTCGGCATCATCGCCCTCGACGACCGGATGGGCGGAGCGTGGCCGTGGCTGACGCTCGGCGTGGGGGTGATCGGGGCGCTCGCGACCCTCTGGATCGTGGCCGGCGTCCGCCCGCTCACCGAGCGCGGCCGGGCGCTGCGGGACCACCTGGAGGGACTGCGGGAGTTCATCCGACTCGCCGAGGCGGACCGCATCAGGATGCTCCAGAGCCCGAGCGGAGCCGAGCGGGTTCCCTCCGCGGACGGGCGAGCCGCGTCCCCGGCACCGGGCGTCGATCCCGAGCAGGTCCTCCGGGTCACCGAGCGGCTGCTGCCCTACGCCGTGCTCTTCGGACAGGAGCGCGAGTGGAGCGACGAGCTCGCCGCGCTCTACGCCGAGCGCGGCCGACAGCCTGAGTGGTACTCGGGCCGCGACGGATTCAACGCGGTCGCGTTCTCCTCGGGGGTCAGCTCGTTCACCAGTGCGTCGAGCACCAGCTGGTCGGGATCGTCGTCGAGCTCGTCGTCAGGCGGGTCGGGCGGCGGCGGGTCCTCCGGCGGCGGCGGTGGCGGCGGGGGAGGCGGCGGCGTGTGA
- a CDS encoding metal-sensitive transcriptional regulator → MIDDIKKRALHRTKIIEGQLRGIEKMIENEDYCVDIITLSLAVQKSLASLNKLLVENHLRTHVSHMYEQGGDQRDEAVSELVRIFELSNNRG, encoded by the coding sequence GTGATCGACGACATCAAGAAGCGCGCACTGCACCGCACGAAGATCATCGAGGGCCAGCTCCGCGGCATCGAGAAGATGATCGAGAACGAGGACTACTGCGTCGACATCATCACGCTGTCGCTCGCCGTCCAGAAGTCCCTCGCCTCGCTCAACAAGCTCCTCGTCGAGAACCACCTGCGCACGCACGTCTCGCACATGTACGAGCAGGGCGGCGACCAGCGCGACGAGGCGGTCTCCGAGCTCGTGCGCATCTTCGAGCTCTCGAACAACCGGGGCTGA
- a CDS encoding O-acetyl-ADP-ribose deacetylase, whose translation MARQPFRARIELVRGDLTRERVDAIVNAANSSLLGGGGVDGAIHRAGGPEILAECRALRATTLPDGLPTGHAVATGAGRLAARWVVHTVGPVWPGEGPQLAERRALLEDAYRNSLAVAASLGATSIALPAVSAGIYGWPADDAAEVALGTAATAAAAPALVRFVLFSTGMHATFAEAADRLDLDAVVVG comes from the coding sequence ATGGCGCGGCAGCCCTTCCGCGCACGGATCGAACTCGTCCGCGGCGACCTCACGCGCGAGCGGGTCGACGCGATCGTCAACGCGGCGAACTCGTCGCTCCTCGGCGGCGGCGGCGTCGACGGCGCCATCCATAGGGCGGGCGGGCCCGAGATCCTGGCCGAATGCCGGGCACTGCGCGCCACGACGCTGCCCGACGGGCTGCCGACGGGGCACGCGGTCGCCACGGGTGCCGGCCGGCTCGCCGCCCGCTGGGTCGTCCACACCGTCGGGCCGGTGTGGCCGGGCGAGGGTCCGCAGCTCGCGGAGCGTCGCGCGCTCCTCGAGGACGCCTACCGCAACTCGCTCGCCGTGGCGGCGTCGCTCGGGGCGACGTCGATCGCGCTGCCGGCGGTGTCGGCTGGCATCTACGGCTGGCCCGCCGACGACGCGGCCGAGGTCGCGCTCGGCACGGCGGCCACTGCCGCTGCCGCGCCCGCGCTCGTGCGGTTCGTGCTCTTCTCGACGGGCATGCACGCCACCTTCGCCGAGGCCGCCGACCGACTCGACCTCGACGCCGTCGTGGTCGGGTGA
- a CDS encoding glycerophosphodiester phosphodiesterase yields MRRAPDAVDPATAPARVPSIRRPGLRRLTVPPRPVVRAALAGMGVAAVASLLWTVSTPTDVYAIDVFGALRQPGEAAAIIGHRGDRSMAPENTMPALELAMDDLRYVETDVRLTRDGVPVLFHDTDLERVAGRHERIEDLDHAEVARLDVGSWYADQWSGERVPTLDAFLDALAEREGARALVELKAAWTPDEVRRVVDLVEVHGLRGRVVLQSFSIETLQSVQRVAPTMPRIMLIRELPPDPVPIAEQLGVIGFGTTAASVTAAQGAVDLAHAAGIAVLCYTLNTQETWEQVSALGVDGIITDQPSDLDAWIASTAPGT; encoded by the coding sequence GTGCGTCGTGCCCCCGACGCGGTCGACCCCGCGACCGCGCCCGCCCGAGTCCCGTCGATCCGCCGCCCCGGCCTGCGCCGCCTCACCGTACCGCCGCGTCCGGTCGTGCGAGCCGCGCTCGCCGGAATGGGCGTCGCCGCAGTGGCCTCGCTGCTCTGGACCGTGTCGACGCCCACCGACGTCTACGCGATCGACGTGTTCGGGGCGCTCCGACAGCCGGGCGAGGCCGCCGCGATCATCGGACATCGCGGCGACCGCTCGATGGCTCCGGAGAACACCATGCCCGCGCTCGAGCTCGCGATGGACGACCTGCGCTACGTCGAGACCGACGTGCGGCTCACGCGTGACGGCGTGCCCGTGCTGTTCCACGACACCGACCTCGAGCGGGTCGCCGGACGCCACGAGCGCATCGAGGACCTCGACCACGCCGAGGTGGCACGGCTCGACGTGGGGAGCTGGTACGCCGACCAGTGGTCGGGGGAGCGCGTGCCGACGCTCGACGCCTTCCTCGATGCGCTCGCCGAACGCGAGGGCGCCCGCGCCCTCGTCGAGCTCAAGGCGGCCTGGACTCCCGACGAGGTGCGTCGCGTCGTCGACCTCGTCGAGGTCCACGGGCTCCGCGGGCGCGTCGTGCTGCAGAGCTTCAGCATCGAGACGCTGCAGTCCGTGCAGCGCGTCGCACCGACCATGCCACGCATCATGCTGATCCGCGAACTGCCGCCCGACCCGGTGCCGATCGCCGAGCAGCTCGGCGTGATCGGATTCGGCACCACCGCGGCCTCCGTCACGGCGGCGCAGGGTGCGGTCGACCTCGCGCACGCGGCCGGCATCGCGGTGCTGTGCTACACGCTCAACACGCAGGAGACGTGGGAGCAGGTGAGCGCGCTCGGGGTCGACGGCATCATCACCGACCAGCCCAGCGACCTCGATGCGTGGATCGCGTCGACGGCGCCCGGGACCTGA
- a CDS encoding SDR family oxidoreductase, with protein sequence MRILVTGATGYIGGRLVPRLIAAGHDVRVLVRRPERLRDVPWSAEVEVVEGDLTDAAAVERATREIDVVYYLVHSMGGRGSFEDVEERIARNVAVAARTNGVRRIVYLGGLHPDGARLSRHLRSRVRVGEILLASGVPTIVLQAGVIIGSGSTSFEMIRHLTEVLPYMPAPRWVRNFIQPIAVRDVLHYLIQAADVPAEVNRAFDIGGPDVLRYGQLMNGYALEAGLRQRPIAALPVLTPWLAGQWVNLVTPIPRRLAVPIIESLQFDCVMRDHDIDAVIPPPPEGLVGYRRSVRLALEKERLAEVETSWRNAEVAGAPSDPLPSDPNWAGHTVYVDERERRSGAPAAALWAVIEGVGGENGWYSFPLAWAVRGWIDKLFGGVGLRRGRRDPDTLHPGDAVDFWRVEALERPRFLRLRAEMRVPGRAWLEMSAEPDGAGPDGGSTYRQRAVFFPKGLAGRLYWWSVFPFHGIVFAGMANRITAEAEAASSEKVTKR encoded by the coding sequence ATGCGCATCCTGGTGACCGGTGCGACCGGGTACATCGGCGGCCGGCTCGTTCCGCGTCTCATCGCGGCCGGCCACGACGTCAGGGTGCTGGTGCGTCGCCCCGAGCGGCTCCGCGACGTCCCGTGGTCGGCCGAGGTCGAGGTCGTCGAGGGCGACCTCACGGATGCCGCAGCCGTCGAGCGGGCGACGCGCGAGATCGACGTCGTGTACTACCTCGTCCACTCGATGGGCGGGCGAGGCTCGTTCGAGGACGTCGAGGAGCGCATCGCGCGCAATGTCGCGGTCGCGGCGCGGACCAACGGCGTCCGTCGGATCGTGTACCTGGGCGGCCTGCACCCGGACGGCGCCCGGCTCTCGCGCCACCTGCGCTCGCGTGTCCGCGTGGGTGAGATCCTGCTCGCGTCGGGCGTGCCGACGATCGTGCTGCAGGCCGGCGTCATCATCGGCTCCGGCTCGACCTCGTTCGAGATGATCCGCCACCTGACCGAGGTGCTGCCGTACATGCCGGCCCCGCGGTGGGTCCGCAACTTCATCCAGCCGATCGCGGTGCGCGACGTGCTGCACTACCTGATCCAGGCGGCCGACGTGCCGGCCGAGGTGAACCGCGCGTTCGACATCGGCGGGCCCGACGTGCTGCGCTACGGCCAGCTCATGAACGGGTACGCCCTCGAGGCGGGCCTGCGCCAGCGCCCGATCGCGGCGCTGCCCGTGCTCACGCCGTGGCTGGCCGGCCAATGGGTCAACCTCGTCACGCCGATCCCGCGCCGGCTCGCGGTGCCGATCATCGAGTCGCTCCAGTTCGACTGCGTGATGCGCGACCATGACATCGATGCCGTCATCCCGCCGCCGCCCGAGGGCCTGGTCGGCTACCGCCGCTCGGTGCGCCTGGCGCTCGAGAAGGAGCGGCTCGCCGAGGTCGAGACGAGCTGGCGCAACGCCGAGGTGGCGGGCGCCCCGAGCGATCCGCTGCCGAGCGATCCGAACTGGGCGGGGCACACGGTCTACGTCGACGAGCGCGAACGCCGGTCGGGCGCGCCGGCGGCGGCGCTCTGGGCGGTCATCGAGGGCGTCGGCGGCGAGAACGGCTGGTACTCGTTCCCCCTCGCATGGGCGGTCCGCGGATGGATCGACAAGCTGTTCGGGGGAGTCGGCCTGCGGCGCGGCCGCCGCGACCCCGACACGCTCCATCCGGGCGACGCGGTCGACTTCTGGCGCGTGGAGGCGCTCGAGCGGCCGAGGTTCCTGCGCCTGCGCGCCGAGATGCGCGTGCCGGGTCGCGCCTGGCTCGAGATGTCGGCCGAACCCGACGGCGCAGGGCCCGACGGCGGATCCACGTATCGCCAGCGCGCCGTCTTCTTCCCGAAGGGGCTCGCGGGGCGGCTCTACTGGTGGTCCGTGTTCCCGTTCCACGGCATCGTGTTCGCGGGCATGGCGAACCGCATCACGGCCGAGGCCGAGGCGGCGTCATCCGAGAAGGTAACGAAACGGTAA
- a CDS encoding aldehyde dehydrogenase family protein, which translates to MSRLAVPKTYKLFIGGAFPRSESGRTYEVLKADGAFLANAAKASRKDARDAILAARGAVGSWSGATAYNRGQVLYRIAELLEGRRAQFVAEIEDAEGLSRAQATAQVDEAIDRWVWYAGWADKFAQVAGNANPVAGPYFNISVPEPTGVVAIVAPQDSSLVGLVSAIAPALVAGNSVVVVASERYPLSAISLAEVLATSDVPKGVVNILTGSPAEIAPWLASHSDVNAIDLVGAGALDWIDLEIAAADTLKRVLRPETGADAAAPALDRIAAFTETKTVWHTKSLR; encoded by the coding sequence GTGAGCCGCCTCGCCGTGCCCAAGACGTACAAGCTCTTCATCGGCGGCGCGTTCCCGCGCAGCGAGTCCGGCCGCACCTACGAGGTGCTCAAGGCCGACGGCGCGTTCCTCGCCAACGCCGCGAAGGCCTCGCGCAAGGATGCTCGCGACGCGATCCTCGCTGCACGCGGCGCGGTCGGCAGCTGGTCGGGCGCCACCGCCTACAACCGCGGCCAGGTGCTCTATCGCATCGCCGAGCTGCTCGAGGGCCGTCGCGCGCAGTTCGTCGCCGAGATCGAGGACGCCGAAGGCCTCTCGCGGGCGCAGGCGACCGCGCAGGTCGACGAGGCCATCGACCGCTGGGTCTGGTACGCCGGATGGGCCGACAAGTTCGCGCAGGTGGCGGGCAACGCCAACCCGGTCGCGGGTCCGTACTTCAACATCTCGGTGCCCGAGCCGACCGGCGTGGTCGCGATCGTCGCGCCCCAGGACTCGTCGCTCGTGGGCCTCGTCTCCGCGATCGCGCCGGCCCTCGTCGCCGGCAACTCCGTCGTCGTGGTCGCGAGCGAGCGCTACCCGCTCTCGGCGATCAGCCTCGCCGAGGTGCTCGCCACGAGCGACGTGCCGAAGGGCGTGGTGAACATCCTCACCGGATCGCCGGCCGAGATCGCGCCGTGGCTCGCGAGCCACTCCGACGTCAACGCGATCGACCTCGTCGGCGCGGGCGCCCTCGACTGGATCGACCTCGAGATCGCGGCGGCCGACACGCTGAAGCGCGTGCTGCGGCCCGAGACCGGGGCCGATGCGGCGGCGCCGGCGCTCGACCGCATCGCGGCGTTCACCGAGACCAAGACCGTCTGGCACACCAAGAGCCTGCGCTGA
- a CDS encoding aldehyde dehydrogenase family protein, whose product MSFLEYAPAPESRAILSLRDEYGLFIDGEFVDGRGTPFQTISPATEERIATVASANAADIDDAVAAARRAYANVWSRMPGRDRGKYLFRIARLIQERSRELAVAESLDNGKPIKESRDVDVPLVAAWFFYYAGWADKLDYAGLGANPRALGVAAQVIPWNFPLLMLAWKIAPALAAGNTVVLKPAETTPLSALIFAEIVQQADLPPGVVNIVTGAGDTGAALVAHDGVDKVAFTGSTAVGRAIAKQVAGTSKKVTLELGGKAANIVFDDAPIDQAIEGIVNGIFFNQGHVCCAGSRLLVQESIHDEVVDRLKNRLSTLRLGDPLDKNTDIGAINSKEQLDRITELSQAGVDEGATRWSAPCEIPENGFWYAPTIFTDVQTSSRIAREEIFGPVLSVLTFRTPQEAIAKANNTPYGLSAGIWTDKGSRILAVADQLRAGVVWANTFNRFDPSSPFGGYKESGYGREGGRHGLGAYLAPGSVTSGRGAARAVEAAASLDEKPARRTRRPAKPAKKGVAK is encoded by the coding sequence ATGAGCTTCCTCGAATACGCTCCCGCGCCCGAGTCGCGCGCCATCCTGTCGCTGCGCGACGAGTACGGCCTGTTCATCGACGGCGAGTTCGTCGACGGGCGCGGCACCCCCTTCCAGACCATCTCGCCGGCCACCGAGGAGCGGATCGCGACCGTCGCGAGCGCGAACGCCGCCGACATCGACGATGCCGTCGCGGCGGCCCGTCGCGCGTACGCCAACGTGTGGTCCCGCATGCCCGGCCGCGATCGCGGCAAGTACCTGTTCCGCATCGCGCGTCTCATCCAGGAGCGCTCGCGCGAGCTCGCCGTGGCCGAGTCGCTCGACAACGGCAAGCCCATCAAGGAGTCCCGCGACGTCGACGTCCCCCTCGTGGCCGCGTGGTTCTTCTACTACGCCGGCTGGGCCGACAAGCTCGACTACGCCGGCCTCGGCGCGAACCCGCGTGCGCTCGGCGTGGCCGCTCAGGTCATCCCGTGGAACTTCCCGCTGCTCATGCTCGCGTGGAAGATCGCCCCCGCGCTGGCCGCAGGCAACACCGTGGTGCTGAAGCCCGCCGAGACGACGCCGCTGAGCGCCCTGATCTTCGCCGAGATCGTGCAGCAGGCCGACCTGCCGCCCGGTGTCGTGAACATCGTGACCGGCGCCGGCGACACCGGTGCGGCGCTCGTCGCCCACGACGGCGTCGACAAGGTCGCCTTCACGGGGTCCACGGCGGTCGGCCGCGCGATCGCGAAGCAGGTCGCGGGCACGAGCAAGAAGGTCACGCTCGAGCTCGGCGGCAAGGCGGCGAACATCGTGTTCGACGACGCGCCCATCGACCAGGCCATCGAGGGCATCGTCAACGGCATCTTCTTCAACCAGGGCCACGTGTGCTGCGCCGGCTCGCGCCTGCTCGTGCAGGAGTCCATCCACGACGAGGTCGTCGACCGCCTCAAGAACCGGCTGTCGACGCTCCGCCTCGGCGACCCGCTCGACAAGAACACGGACATCGGCGCGATCAACTCCAAGGAGCAGCTCGATCGCATCACCGAGCTCTCGCAGGCCGGCGTCGACGAGGGCGCCACGCGCTGGAGCGCGCCGTGCGAGATCCCCGAGAACGGGTTCTGGTACGCGCCGACGATCTTCACCGACGTGCAGACGTCGAGCCGGATCGCGCGCGAGGAGATCTTCGGGCCCGTGCTGTCCGTGCTGACCTTCCGCACGCCGCAGGAGGCCATCGCCAAGGCGAACAACACGCCGTACGGCCTGTCGGCCGGCATCTGGACCGACAAGGGCAGCCGCATCCTCGCCGTTGCCGACCAGCTGCGCGCGGGCGTGGTGTGGGCCAACACCTTCAACCGGTTCGACCCGTCGAGCCCGTTCGGCGGTTACAAGGAGTCCGGGTACGGCCGCGAGGGCGGACGCCACGGGCTCGGGGCCTACCTCGCGCCCGGCTCGGTGACCTCGGGTCGCGGGGCGGCGAGGGCCGTCGAGGCCGCCGCATCCCTCGACGAGAAGCCCGCTCGCCGCACGCGCCGACCTGCCAAGCCCGCGAAGAAGGGGGTCGCCAAGTGA
- the deoC gene encoding deoxyribose-phosphate aldolase encodes MSGTSLVTARERALAVLGGEPDDATLRRYLHGIAGVDAVGLEQRAAGLGTRSIKTTSKQWALDRIISLIDLTTLEGADTPGKVRSLVAKAMTPDPTDGSTPRVAAVCVYGDMVPHAVDALGALHGDPDDGRIAVAAVATAFPSGRSSLDIKLADTAEAVANGADEIDMVIDRGAFLAGRYGLVFDQIAAVKEACRRPDGTSASLKVILETGELVTYDNVRRASWLSILAGGDFIKTSTGKVQPAATLPVTLLMLEVVRDWHLMTGQRIGVKPAGGIRASKDAIKYLVTVAETVGEEWLVPHLFRFGASSLLNDVLLQRQKLATGHYSGPDYVTID; translated from the coding sequence ATGTCAGGCACCTCCCTCGTCACCGCGCGCGAGCGCGCGCTCGCCGTCCTCGGCGGCGAGCCCGACGACGCCACGCTGCGGCGCTACCTCCACGGCATCGCCGGCGTCGATGCCGTCGGACTCGAACAGCGCGCCGCCGGACTCGGCACGCGCTCGATCAAGACCACCTCCAAGCAGTGGGCGCTCGACCGCATCATCTCGCTCATCGACCTCACGACCCTCGAGGGCGCCGACACGCCCGGCAAGGTGCGCTCGCTCGTGGCCAAGGCCATGACGCCCGACCCGACGGATGGCTCGACGCCGCGCGTCGCGGCCGTCTGCGTCTACGGCGACATGGTGCCCCACGCGGTCGATGCGCTCGGCGCGCTGCACGGCGACCCCGACGACGGGCGCATCGCGGTCGCCGCGGTCGCGACCGCCTTCCCGTCCGGGCGCTCGTCGCTCGACATCAAGCTCGCCGACACCGCCGAGGCCGTGGCGAACGGCGCCGACGAGATCGACATGGTCATCGACCGGGGCGCGTTCCTCGCCGGTCGCTACGGCCTGGTGTTCGACCAGATCGCCGCCGTGAAGGAGGCGTGCCGTCGGCCCGACGGCACGAGCGCGTCGCTCAAGGTGATCCTCGAGACCGGCGAGCTCGTCACGTACGACAACGTGCGCCGCGCCTCGTGGCTGTCGATCCTCGCCGGCGGCGACTTCATCAAGACCTCGACCGGCAAGGTGCAGCCCGCCGCGACCCTGCCCGTGACCCTGCTCATGCTCGAGGTCGTGCGCGACTGGCACCTGATGACCGGCCAGCGCATCGGCGTGAAGCCCGCGGGCGGCATCCGCGCCTCGAAGGACGCCATCAAGTACCTCGTCACGGTGGCCGAGACCGTGGGCGAGGAGTGGCTCGTGCCGCACCTGTTCCGCTTCGGCGCGTCGAGCCTGCTCAACGACGTGCTCCTCCAGCGCCAGAAGCTGGCCACCGGCCACTACTCCGGCCCCGACTACGTGACGATCGACTGA
- a CDS encoding sugar-binding transcriptional regulator has translation MDETDELLSIRAAELYYEENKTQDEIGQALRLTRWKVGRLLAQAKQQGFIRIEILHPRARRLPIERRLRDERGLDDAIVVSAAGVGSADELQSRTAQAAADYLTALRPVPRTLGVSWGRTLFEISQHLRNGWATGVNVVQINGGVSLNRRPGTAAATAVAMAQKGGGSATLLPSPAILEHLATKQAIESDRVVAGVIDLARSADAYLFSAGPADHTSVHIESGYLTDPDVDLLVQKGAVGDVVGRYIDSDGNIVDPALDARTVGLTLDDLRAGSLRIAVIAGRAKHAVADAVVRSGLCSVLVTDEATALHLLDG, from the coding sequence ATGGACGAGACCGACGAACTCCTCTCGATCCGCGCTGCCGAGCTCTACTACGAAGAGAACAAGACGCAGGACGAGATCGGGCAGGCGCTCCGGCTCACGCGCTGGAAGGTCGGGCGGCTCCTCGCGCAGGCCAAGCAGCAGGGCTTCATCCGCATCGAGATCCTGCACCCGCGCGCCCGTCGGCTGCCCATCGAACGGCGCCTCCGCGACGAGCGCGGGCTCGACGACGCCATCGTCGTCTCGGCCGCCGGCGTCGGCTCGGCCGACGAGCTGCAGTCGCGCACCGCGCAGGCGGCCGCCGACTACCTCACCGCGCTGCGCCCGGTGCCCCGCACCCTGGGCGTGAGCTGGGGTCGCACGCTCTTCGAGATCTCGCAGCACCTCCGCAACGGCTGGGCGACCGGCGTCAACGTGGTGCAGATCAACGGCGGCGTGAGCCTCAACCGGCGACCCGGCACCGCGGCCGCGACCGCCGTGGCGATGGCGCAGAAGGGCGGCGGCAGCGCGACCCTCCTGCCGAGCCCGGCGATCCTCGAGCACCTCGCGACCAAGCAGGCGATCGAGTCCGATCGGGTCGTCGCGGGCGTCATCGACCTCGCCCGATCGGCCGACGCCTACCTCTTCAGCGCCGGTCCGGCCGATCACACGTCGGTGCACATCGAGAGCGGCTACCTCACCGACCCCGACGTCGACCTGCTCGTCCAGAAGGGCGCCGTCGGCGACGTGGTCGGCCGGTACATCGACTCCGACGGCAACATCGTCGACCCCGCGCTCGACGCGCGCACCGTCGGGCTCACGCTCGACGACCTGCGCGCGGGCTCGCTGCGCATCGCGGTCATCGCCGGCCGCGCCAAGCACGCCGTCGCCGACGCCGTCGTGCGTTCGGGCCTGTGCTCGGTGCTGGTCACCGACGAGGCCACCGCCCTCCACCTCCTCGACGGCTGA